GGCCGGTTACTTGCGAAAGACGAAAACTGTGCCACCTCGGGCCCTCGTGCCGCGGAACCCCCGGGGACGGCCTGCGGAGCCCCTTCGCGCCGCTGTGCCGTTCCACACAGGGAGTGTTCCATCCCGAGCACGCGCCCTGAGTCCGGCGACGACGATCTCGGTTCCGGCCCTGCGCTTCGCTTCCCGCGAGGCGCCTGGGGGCCGTGGTGGAAGGGCGGCTGCAGGGAGCGGGCCAGCGTGGATGGCTCGAATCGGCCGGCGGGGCCACGGCGGGAGAATCGAGGCCGAGGGTTCGATCGAGCCTCACTTTTCTTGATCGCGCAGGATCATGGGAGCAGACTTGACCCGCGGACCGGATCGCGGAATGCGGGAGCAGAGTCGACCCGCGGACCGGATCGCACGGAAACACCGGGGAGACGACATGAACGCCATCGGACCTTCATCCCCCGACGAGCGCGAGCTGATGCGCTCGCTCCACGAAGGCAGCGTCGCCGCGCTGGGCGCCCTCTACCGGCGCACGGCGCCCTACCTGTACCCGCTCGCCTTCCGGATCGTGGGCGCGCGCGAGCGCGCCTGCGCGGTGATCGAGGATCTCTTCGAGGAGATCTGGCGCGACCGGTCCCGCTGGCGCGGCGCCGTGGAGATTCCTGCCGTCGAGTGGATCGCGCGCTGCCGCGAGCTGGCGCTGGCGCAGACCGGACCCGATTCGCGTCGCCCCGACCCGGTACACCCCGGTCCGGGGCATCCCGATCCGGGGCATCCCGATCGCCGACATTCCGGTCCAGGGCGCCTCGATCCGCGCCGTCCCATGACGGAGCCGATCGCGTCCGGACCGGTTCTCACCCGCGCCCTCCCCGCCGCCGGGGGCGCGCTCCCCGACCCGCGCCTCGTCGCGCGCGAGGCGCTCGCGTCCCTTCCCGAGACCGACCGCCGCGCCCTGGAAGAGGCCTACTTCCATGGCGCGAACGCGCGGGAGGTCGCCGTGTTGATCGGCGCCGCGACCAGCGACGCCGCCATGATCCTCCGGAGCGCGCTCGTGCGCTTCCGCGAGCACATCGCCGAGCGCGGACAGGTCGCCGAGGGCGAGGCCGCGCCCGCCGCGGCCGGGGGCGCGTCATGATCGAGGCGACGGCTTCGGGGAGGGCGTCATGATCGAGGCGACCGCGCTGCGCGCCCTGGGGATCCTGGGGGGCGAGACGCTCGTCCGTCTGATGGGACGTCTTCGCGAGGGCGACGAGGCGCTGGAGGACGACCTCCGGGAGATGGAGCGGACCGCTTCCCTCCTCGCGCTGACGGCCCCGCCGGCCGAGCCGCCCGCCGAGCTCGAGCGCCGCGTCCTCTCGCGCGTGGCGGCCGAGGGCTACTACTTCCTTCACGAGCGGGAATCCGAGTGGGAGCCGTCGAAGGTTCCGGGCGCATGGCTTCGCCGGCTCTTCATCCACGCGCGGGAATCGCGCGAGACCCGGCTGGTCCGCCTGACCGCATCGGCCCCCGCCTCCGCCATCGCGGAAGTGGCCGGCTGCGGCTTCTATCTTCTCTCCGGCGATCTCCACGTCGACGGAGAGCATCTGGAAATCGGGGACTACTACCACGCGAGCGGCGAGGCGCCGACGGGGCGCACCGACCAGGGGTGCGTTCTCTTCACCGTCCTGGCCGGCGGTCCCTCGCGCGGCAAGTCCCGTTCGCGATCGATCGTGCGCGCGTCCGAGGGAGCGTGGAAGGAGATCTCCCGCGGCGTGACGACGAAACGGCTGGGAGAAGACCCGGAGCGGGGGCTCCGGACGAGCCTCCTTCGCATCGAGCCCGGCGCGAGCTGGGAGTCGCACCGGCATGAAGGCACGGAGGAGCTGTTTCTCGTGCGCGGCGATTGGCGCTGCCTGGGCACGAACCTCCACCCGGGCGACTACCACCGCGCCGGGCCGGGCACCGAGCACGAGACCACGACCTCATCGGCCGGCTGCAAGCTGATCGTCGTGAGCCAAACGTTGGAATAGCCACGCATGTCCCGCCGCAAGCCTGGCCCCGCGAACGGAGACGCCACCCCCGCCGACCGGATCGCGGAGACGCTGCGGCTCAAGGGCCCGCTGACCGCCGCGGAGATCGCCCGCGAGCACGGCTGCGGCGCCGTGGCGGTGCGCGCCCAGCTTCGGAATCTCGAGTCCGCGGGCTACGTGGCCCGGAACACGGAACGCCGGCCGATCGGACGTCCCGTGTCCCGCTACGCCCTGACCGGCGACGCCGAATCGCTCTTCCCCAAGCGCTACGACCATTTTTCGGCCCACCTGATGGACGCGATCGTGGAAGCGTTCGGCGAAGAGGGGCTGGTCCGGATCCTGGAGCGCTGGGAGGAGGACCTTCACGAGCGGCTCGACGCGGGCCTGCCGGGCGATCCCGCCGCACGGCTCGAGGCGCTGGCCCGCCATCAGACCGAGAACGGCTTCATGGCGTCGGTCCGCTCGGATGAGGAGGGCGTGGCCCTGGTCGAGCGGAACTGCCCCATCGTCGCCATCGCGGCCCGCTACCCGCAGATTTGCCGTCACGAAGCGGCCCTCTTCGGACGTACGTTGAAGTGGAAGGCCACGCTTCAGACGTGCCAGGCGACGGGCGACGCCGCGTGCGTGTTCCGGCTCGGCCGGGCGCCGCGCAAGGCGGGGTAGCGCCTCGCCGGCCCAGGCGACCGGCGCGTCCCTCACGAAAGGAGTCTCCGTGCCCAAGATCCGCGTCGCGCTCGCCGACCGGCAGGAGATCGCCGACGGAACGTACGCGTTCACCCTGGATCTGAAGGGCCAGCCCTTCCCGTACAAGGCCGGCCAGACGGTGGACCTCACCTACGCCGACATGCCGCGGAGCGACGCCGCCGGCAATCGGCGCACCTTCTCGATCGCATCGGCGCCGGGGCACGACCGCCTGCTCGTGGCGACGCGCGACCGCGGAAGCGCGTTCAAGCGCTCGCTGGTCGAGGCGCCGATGGGAACCGAGCTGGAGGCGGACGGGCCCTACGGCTCGTTCACGCTGCCGAACAAGCCGGTCCACGCGGTGCTCCTCGCCGGAGGCATCGGCGTGACGCCCTTTCGCGCGATGGCCGAGGACGCGATCGAGCGATCGCTGGACCACACGCTCACCCTCATCCACTCCAACCGCACGCCCGAGGAGTCGCCGTTCCTGCTGGAGCTCCTGAACTGGGCGACGAAGCACGACCGCTTCGAATACAAGCCGACCATGACGCGCGCCGAGCGGTCGAAGAAGGGGTGGAAGGGAGAGCGGCGGCGCGTGGAGGCCGCGGCGCTACGGGAGTGGCTGCCCAAGGGGGGCGCCTCGGTGCACTACGTGGCCGGCCCCGAGCGATTCGTGAAGGGGGCGACCGAGGCCCTGCGCGGCGCGGGGGTCGACGAGGATCTGATCCGCGCGGAGGAGTTCCCGGGGTACTAGGAGTCCAAGCGAAAGGCGCGCCCTTCCTGAAAAGAGCGCGCCCTCGTCCTGCCTGGCGCGTCGCCCCGCAGCGGCGCGCCTACCAGACCCCTGCTTCAGGAATCGCGAAACCCTACTTCAGCAGCACCATCCGCTTCGACATCGTGTACTCGCCCGCCTCGAGCTTGTAGAAGTAGACGCCCGAAGCCGCCGGCGCGCCGGTCTCGTTCCGCCCGGTCCACGACACCTCGTGCGTTCCCGCCGGCATCGAGCCGTCGAGCAGCGTGCTCACCAGCCGTCCGCGCGCGTCGTAGACCCGCAGCCGGACCGGCTCCGAACGCGCGATCGCGAAGCGGATCCTCGTGACCGGGTTGAAGGGGTTCGGCCGGTTCTGCTCGAGGGCGTAGCCCGCGGTGACCGGCGGCGTCCCGATACCGGTGATGACGGTGCGCGTTCCCAGCCGGACGGTGATCGTGTTCACGCCCGCGGACGACCCGGCCGTGATCACGTCGACCAGTCCGTCGTGATTCAAGTCGTCGGCCACGAGGCTCTGGACCGGATCGTTCATCGAGAAGACGATCGGCGCCGCGAACGAGCCGCTGCCGTCGTTCTTGAGCACGGCGAACGCCGCCTGCGTCGCGCTGCCGACCAGGAGATCGAGGTCGCCATCCTGGTCCACGTCCGCCACGGCGATGTCGCTCGGCGACGTGATCGCGCTGAACGCGCTCGAGCCGAGGAAGGCGCCCGGCGTCGCGGGGTTCTGGAGCCGCACGACGGCCCCGCCGCCTGCCATGTCGCTCGCGGCAATGTCGGGACGGCCGTCTCCGTTCAGGTCGGCGACCACCACGTGGCCAGGCTGCGTTCCCATCGTGAGCGTCGTCCCCGTGAAGGAGAAGGCGCCGTTGCCGAGCATCAGATCCACCTCGCCGCACCCGCCCGTGGCGACCACGGCGTCCAGCTTCCCGTCCAGGTTCACGTCGGCCAGGTCCACGTCGACCTCGCCGCATCCGGCGCCGCCCGGCAGGGCGGAGAGCACGGCCGCCGCATAGCCGCCGCTGCCGTTTCCGGAGTAGGCCTTGATCGAGCCTGAGCCGGTCTCGTCCGAGACCACGTCCAGCGTTCCGTTGCCGTCGAGATCGCCGACGGCCACGTCGTGCGAGGTGCCGCCCGAGTCGACGTCGCTCTTGGGCCCGAGACCGCCGGCGCCGTTTCCGAGGAGGACCGAGATCATTCCGGTCTGTCCCACGGTGAGCGCGTCCACCTTGCCGTCCTTGTTCAGATCCCCAGTCGCGATCGCCCGGATCGACGTGCATGCCGCATAGCCGGTGCCCGACTGCAGGCTGCCGTTGCCGTCGCCCAGGTGGAGCGTGACGGCGTTCGTGCCGGCAGCCGCGGCTGCCGCGTCGCGGCGTCCGTCACGATTGAAGTCGGCGACCGCCAGTCCGCGCGGATCGGCTTCGGTCGCGAAGGCCTGCGGCGGAAGCCAGCCGCGCTGCGGGATCTTGTCGATCACCGGTCCCTTGTTGCGAAGCAGGGTGACGGTGTTGCTCGTCTCGCCCACGATCGCGACGCTGATGCGGCCGGTCCCGCTCCAGTCGCTCACCGCCATGATCTGGTGGCCGATGTTCAGGGTGCCGGCGGCGCCGCGTCCCGCGAATCCGTAGCCGTTCTCGGTGAAGGTGCCGCTCGCGCTCCCCCGGAGCGTCCAGAAGAAGCCGAACGAATGGCCCATCAGGAGATCGAGGTTGCCGTCATTGTCGAGGTCGGCGGCCTCGATCGAGAACGCGATCGAGGAGGTGTAGTAGACCGTGCTGGGGGCGAAGGTCCCGTTGCCGTTTCCCAGCATGACGGAGACCTGGAACTGGTCGTCGGTCATCGCCAGGTCCATCTTGCCGTCCTTGTTGAAGTCGGCCGCCGTGATGGCCCGCTTGGGCAGGTTCAGCTCGAGCGCGGTCTCGGCGCCGAACGTGCCATCGCCGTTCCCCAGCCGGATCAGCAGGCCGCCGAAACCGACCAGGCCGCCGGCCACGGCGAGATCGGGCTTGCCGTCGTTGTTGAAGTCCGCCACCGCGACGTCCGTCGGTCCCAGGTTGCTCACGGAATAGTCCACCTTGGGCGCGAAGGATCCCGCGCCGTTGCCCATAAGCACCGAGACCTTGGCGGAGGCGTTGTTCACGACCACGAGGTCCATCTTGCCGTCGGCGTTCAGGTCGGCCGCCCGCAGCGCCACCGGCTTCGTTCCCACGGCGAAATCGACTTTCGGGAGGAAGGCGTTCAGGCCGTTGTTGCGCAGGAGCGAGACGGTGTTCGCCGTCTGGTTGGCGGTGACGATATCCGTCTTGCCGTTCCCGTCGAAGTCCGCCGCCACGATCGCGTCGGCGCCGGCTCCGGTCGGGAAATCGTGCCGTTCGAGGAAGCTGCCCGACCCGGCGTTGAACAGCACCGAGATCACCGACGTGCCGCGACAGGCGACGACCAGATCGGGAAGGGCGTCCGCATCGATGCGGGCGAAGACCGCGGCGGAGGGGCCCGCCGCCGTTCCCAGCGCGCACGCGTCGCCGAAGGTTCCGTTGCCGTTGCCCAGATCGCAGCCCGGCAGCCCGTAGACGATGTCCGAATGCCCGTCGCCGTTCAGGTCGGCGACGACCACGTTCGTGAGCACGAAGTTGATCGGGAGCCCCGCGCTGGTGTCGATCGGCGGAAACACGATCGGATCGAGCGGGGTGAAGGTGCCGTCGCCGTCGCCCGCGAACACCTCGCGGCCGTCTTTGAGCAGCGCGACGAAGTCGAGCTTGCCGTCCTCGGTGAAGTCGCCGATCGCGAGCGTCTCCGAGTCGCTCAGGAACCCGTATTCCGCCGGAGGGGCGAATCCGCTCGGACCGCCGAGCGCGACCGAGGCTGAATCCTTGCCCGCGCCGTCGCGGGTCCAGATCAGGTCGAGCCGGCCGTCGGCGTTGAAGTCGGCCGTCTGCACGTCGACGATGGTCGAGCCGGTGACCAGGCGGGTCGCCGCGCCGAAACTGCCGCTTCCGTTCCCCAGGCGGTAGCAGACCTGGTTGGGCGAGGACTGGATCCAGAGCATGTCCAGCTTGCCGTCGCCGTTCAGGTCGACGAGCGACATCTCCGAGGGCGGCGAGGCTTCCGCGAAGGTGCTCCCGAGGCCGAAACCGCCCGCGCCGTTCCCCAGCACGACGCCCACGGTGTAGGGGCCGCCGCTCGGGGCGCTCGCAAACGCCAGGTCCAGCTTGCCGTCGCGATTCACGTCTCCAAGCGCGAGCCACCGGTGCCCCGCACCCGCCGTGAAAGCGGTGCGCGGGCCGAAGCCGCCCGAGCCGTCGCCCAGGAACACCGAAACGGTGTTCTCACCAGGGCCGACGTCCGCGGTGACGGCGTCGGGGATTCCGTCGTTGTTCAGATCGCCGAGGGCGAACGATCCCTTCGGGCTCGTGCCGTCGCCGAAGGACTGGAGCGGCTGGAAGGTCCCGTCGCCGTTGCCCAGGGCGCTCTGCACGCCGCCGGCCACGTTCGCGGCATAGTCCAGCTTCCCGTCCCGATTCAGGTCGGCCAGGTCGAAACGCCGGTCCTGCCCGCTCGCGGGAGCACTGGACAGGCGCGACGAGCGCCAGCGTCCGT
The nucleotide sequence above comes from Candidatus Binatia bacterium. Encoded proteins:
- a CDS encoding cupin domain-containing protein yields the protein MIEATALRALGILGGETLVRLMGRLREGDEALEDDLREMERTASLLALTAPPAEPPAELERRVLSRVAAEGYYFLHERESEWEPSKVPGAWLRRLFIHARESRETRLVRLTASAPASAIAEVAGCGFYLLSGDLHVDGEHLEIGDYYHASGEAPTGRTDQGCVLFTVLAGGPSRGKSRSRSIVRASEGAWKEISRGVTTKRLGEDPERGLRTSLLRIEPGASWESHRHEGTEELFLVRGDWRCLGTNLHPGDYHRAGPGTEHETTTSSAGCKLIVVSQTLE
- a CDS encoding transcriptional regulator, giving the protein MSRRKPGPANGDATPADRIAETLRLKGPLTAAEIAREHGCGAVAVRAQLRNLESAGYVARNTERRPIGRPVSRYALTGDAESLFPKRYDHFSAHLMDAIVEAFGEEGLVRILERWEEDLHERLDAGLPGDPAARLEALARHQTENGFMASVRSDEEGVALVERNCPIVAIAARYPQICRHEAALFGRTLKWKATLQTCQATGDAACVFRLGRAPRKAG
- a CDS encoding FAD-dependent oxidoreductase; its protein translation is MPKIRVALADRQEIADGTYAFTLDLKGQPFPYKAGQTVDLTYADMPRSDAAGNRRTFSIASAPGHDRLLVATRDRGSAFKRSLVEAPMGTELEADGPYGSFTLPNKPVHAVLLAGGIGVTPFRAMAEDAIERSLDHTLTLIHSNRTPEESPFLLELLNWATKHDRFEYKPTMTRAERSKKGWKGERRRVEAAALREWLPKGGASVHYVAGPERFVKGATEALRGAGVDEDLIRAEEFPGY
- a CDS encoding FG-GAP-like repeat-containing protein, which codes for MRLRSVGNPMHFNIYCGLTFVAAALALALAVLAVPARASQGWLDFTSDGRWRSSRLSSAPASGQDRRFDLADLNRDGKLDYAANVAGGVQSALGNGDGTFQPLQSFGDGTSPKGSFALGDLNNDGIPDAVTADVGPGENTVSVFLGDGSGGFGPRTAFTAGAGHRWLALGDVNRDGKLDLAFASAPSGGPYTVGVVLGNGAGGFGLGSTFAEASPPSEMSLVDLNGDGKLDMLWIQSSPNQVCYRLGNGSGSFGAATRLVTGSTIVDVQTADFNADGRLDLIWTRDGAGKDSASVALGGPSGFAPPAEYGFLSDSETLAIGDFTEDGKLDFVALLKDGREVFAGDGDGTFTPLDPIVFPPIDTSAGLPINFVLTNVVVADLNGDGHSDIVYGLPGCDLGNGNGTFGDACALGTAAGPSAAVFARIDADALPDLVVACRGTSVISVLFNAGSGSFLERHDFPTGAGADAIVAADFDGNGKTDIVTANQTANTVSLLRNNGLNAFLPKVDFAVGTKPVALRAADLNADGKMDLVVVNNASAKVSVLMGNGAGSFAPKVDYSVSNLGPTDVAVADFNNDGKPDLAVAGGLVGFGGLLIRLGNGDGTFGAETALELNLPKRAITAADFNKDGKMDLAMTDDQFQVSVMLGNGNGTFAPSTVYYTSSIAFSIEAADLDNDGNLDLLMGHSFGFFWTLRGSASGTFTENGYGFAGRGAAGTLNIGHQIMAVSDWSGTGRISVAIVGETSNTVTLLRNKGPVIDKIPQRGWLPPQAFATEADPRGLAVADFNRDGRRDAAAAAAGTNAVTLHLGDGNGSLQSGTGYAACTSIRAIATGDLNKDGKVDALTVGQTGMISVLLGNGAGGLGPKSDVDSGGTSHDVAVGDLDGNGTLDVVSDETGSGSIKAYSGNGSGGYAAAVLSALPGGAGCGEVDVDLADVNLDGKLDAVVATGGCGEVDLMLGNGAFSFTGTTLTMGTQPGHVVVADLNGDGRPDIAASDMAGGGAVVRLQNPATPGAFLGSSAFSAITSPSDIAVADVDQDGDLDLLVGSATQAAFAVLKNDGSGSFAAPIVFSMNDPVQSLVADDLNHDGLVDVITAGSSAGVNTITVRLGTRTVITGIGTPPVTAGYALEQNRPNPFNPVTRIRFAIARSEPVRLRVYDARGRLVSTLLDGSMPAGTHEVSWTGRNETGAPAASGVYFYKLEAGEYTMSKRMVLLK